The Sporomusaceae bacterium FL31 genome contains a region encoding:
- the map_1 gene encoding methionine aminopeptidase has protein sequence MITFKSIKEIEMMHEAGKILASCHKEIAKMIKPGVCSVQIDKFVYVYLARWGATPAQKGYKGYRHAICASVNDEICHGFPNHKPFMNGDIVTIDMVVDFKGGLADSAWSYAVGSISEESQRLLNVAKESLYKGIEQVQDGNRVGDIGHAIQTYVENEGFSVVRDFAGHGIGRRIHEEPTILHYGKPGKGAKLREGMVITVEPMVNEGSWHCKIDANGWTARTTDGKRSAQYEHTIAITPDGPLILTEQNF, from the coding sequence ATGATTACATTTAAGAGTATAAAAGAGATTGAAATGATGCATGAGGCAGGTAAAATTCTGGCTTCTTGCCATAAAGAAATTGCAAAAATGATAAAGCCAGGTGTTTGCAGTGTACAAATTGATAAATTCGTATATGTATATCTAGCTCGATGGGGTGCTACACCTGCGCAAAAAGGATATAAGGGGTATCGTCATGCGATTTGTGCTTCAGTTAATGATGAGATCTGCCATGGGTTTCCTAATCATAAACCCTTTATGAACGGAGATATTGTAACCATTGATATGGTGGTCGATTTTAAAGGTGGTCTTGCTGATTCAGCTTGGAGCTATGCAGTAGGGTCTATTTCCGAAGAGTCACAACGCCTGCTAAATGTTGCGAAAGAGTCTTTATATAAAGGTATCGAACAAGTACAGGATGGAAATCGTGTAGGAGATATTGGTCATGCGATCCAAACCTATGTTGAAAATGAGGGGTTTTCAGTGGTCAGAGATTTTGCAGGACATGGTATAGGAAGGCGCATACACGAAGAACCGACTATTCTGCATTATGGTAAGCCTGGAAAAGGAGCTAAATTGAGAGAAGGCATGGTAATTACCGTTGAGCCAATGGTGAACGAGGGCTCGTGGCATTGTAAAATAGACGCAAATGGCTGGACTGCACGAACTACTGATGGTAAGCGATCTGCTCAATATGAACATACTATTGCGATTACTCCTGACGGGCCGCTCATTTTGACTGAGCAGAATTTTTAA
- the yrpC gene encoding glutamate racemase 2, which produces MKIGFFDSGIGGLTVLGHALKILPFADYIYYADIKHVPYGEKTKGEVRQYVQTAMDYMAEIKVDAVVIACNTATSVADAKLRRNYSFPIIGMEPAVKPAVAYCQEIGKKILVLATSLTLREEKFRQLIHRLDATAMVDTLALGGLVKFAEQFEFDTLEVNQYLQKEFASLKLSDYGAVVLGCTHFPLYSKLLQQYFTTETVFFDGSVGAMNHLADILEQKGVAPSLDDKLKFVITNGKLPPSDVDYKKILQAYVHSI; this is translated from the coding sequence ATGAAGATCGGCTTTTTTGACTCTGGTATTGGCGGCTTAACGGTTCTTGGTCACGCTTTAAAAATATTACCGTTTGCTGATTATATTTACTATGCTGATATTAAGCATGTACCTTATGGTGAAAAAACAAAAGGCGAAGTAAGACAATACGTCCAAACCGCCATGGATTATATGGCTGAGATCAAAGTAGATGCTGTGGTGATCGCGTGTAATACGGCAACAAGTGTTGCTGACGCGAAATTGCGAAGGAATTATAGTTTCCCGATCATTGGAATGGAACCTGCTGTGAAACCAGCAGTTGCATACTGCCAAGAAATAGGCAAAAAAATATTGGTATTGGCAACCAGTCTTACTTTGCGGGAAGAAAAATTCCGGCAATTAATTCATAGGCTTGATGCGACAGCAATGGTTGATACGCTGGCATTAGGCGGCCTGGTAAAATTTGCAGAACAGTTTGAGTTTGATACTTTAGAGGTAAATCAGTATTTGCAAAAGGAATTTGCATCATTAAAGTTATCTGATTATGGTGCTGTTGTTCTGGGCTGTACGCATTTTCCACTATACAGTAAGCTATTACAGCAATACTTTACGACGGAAACTGTTTTTTTCGACGGAAGTGTTGGCGCCATGAATCATTTGGCAGATATCTTAGAACAAAAAGGCGTAGCTCCTAGTCTAGATGATAAACTTAAATTTGTCATTACAAATGGCAAACTCCCACCTAGTGATGTGGACTATAAAAAAATATTGCAAGCTTATGTGCATAGCATATAG
- a CDS encoding N-acetyltransferase: MKVTIRQENQTDFDSVYSVVKLAFLNAEHTDHDEHNLVNRLRKSSAFIPKLSLVAIVDGEIVGHILFTRIEIINANERYTSLALAPVSVVPTMQGKGIGGKLIVEGHKIAKKLGYTSAILLGHPAYYPRFGYIPASRFNIRPPFEVPDEAFMVCELAENGLANISGTVQYPNAVFSEV, from the coding sequence ATGAAGGTAACTATTAGGCAAGAAAATCAAACGGATTTTGATAGTGTATACTCAGTGGTGAAATTAGCTTTTCTCAATGCAGAGCATACCGATCACGATGAACATAATTTGGTTAATCGATTGAGGAAAAGTTCGGCGTTTATTCCTAAATTATCTCTTGTAGCCATAGTTGATGGTGAAATTGTTGGACATATCTTATTTACTCGAATAGAAATTATCAACGCAAACGAAAGATATACTTCTCTTGCTTTAGCCCCTGTGTCTGTTGTACCTACTATGCAAGGCAAAGGGATCGGAGGAAAGCTGATTGTAGAAGGACACAAAATTGCAAAAAAATTAGGATATACATCAGCGATTTTGCTTGGACATCCTGCCTATTATCCTCGATTTGGATACATCCCTGCGAGTCGTTTTAATATTCGACCTCCCTTTGAGGTGCCTGATGAAGCGTTTATGGTGTGCGAACTTGCGGAGAACGGATTGGCTAACATATCAGGCACAGTTCAGTATCCTAATGCAGTTTTTAGTGAAGTCTAA
- a CDS encoding putative 3-methyladenine DNA glycosylase — MKTLARAFYNRDSLIVAQDLLGKVLVREISGQKISVKIVETEAYMGITDRAAHSFGGRRTPRVEVMYGGPGISYVFLVYGMYHCFNIVTQEEGNPQAVLIRAAEPIGGFDLIAQNRFNKTYNQLSKSQIKNLTNGPGKLCRALLIDKSLNGEDLCSNKLYVEEGEAEKIHIVSSKRVGIDYAEEAKDYLWRFYIANNEYVSVR; from the coding sequence ATGAAAACATTAGCAAGAGCATTTTATAATCGGGATTCATTGATTGTTGCACAGGATCTTCTGGGAAAGGTGCTTGTGCGCGAAATAAGCGGACAAAAGATTTCTGTAAAAATTGTTGAAACCGAAGCATATATGGGTATCACAGATAGAGCCGCTCATTCTTTTGGTGGAAGAAGAACGCCGAGGGTAGAAGTGATGTATGGTGGGCCAGGAATTTCTTATGTATTTCTTGTTTACGGTATGTATCATTGCTTTAATATTGTTACTCAGGAAGAAGGCAATCCTCAAGCTGTTTTGATAAGGGCTGCTGAGCCAATAGGCGGATTTGATTTAATAGCTCAAAATAGGTTCAATAAGACATATAACCAGTTAAGTAAAAGCCAAATAAAGAATTTAACTAATGGGCCGGGAAAATTATGCAGGGCATTACTCATTGATAAAAGTTTAAATGGAGAAGATTTATGCAGCAATAAGCTATATGTAGAAGAAGGAGAAGCTGAAAAAATTCATATAGTATCTTCTAAACGTGTAGGAATTGATTATGCGGAGGAAGCTAAGGATTATCTTTGGCGATTTTATATAGCCAATAATGAATATGTGTCAGTAAGATAA
- the ywhB gene encoding 2-hydroxymuconate tautomerase produces MPYVNIKITKEGATPEQKAQLIRGATQLLVDVLGKNPKTTVVVIDEVDTDNWGIGGEMVTLLRKRN; encoded by the coding sequence ATGCCCTATGTAAATATAAAAATTACTAAGGAAGGAGCTACCCCTGAGCAAAAAGCACAATTGATTCGGGGAGCTACTCAACTATTGGTAGATGTACTGGGGAAAAATCCGAAGACTACCGTTGTCGTGATCGATGAGGTGGATACGGATAACTGGGGAATAGGTGGGGAAATGGTTACATTGCTGCGAAAAAGAAATTGA
- the gltR gene encoding HTH-type transcriptional regulator GltR → MDLDDIKVFREVALHRSMTQAAQTLGYAQSSVTARIRKLEATLNVDLFYRNAKGVQLTPAGQIFLEQGLKINQLMEELYFRLNPSKIPGGLLRIGAMETTAAVRLPSLLKQYHALYEKVELSLQTGPTEYLINQILNYELDLAFVAAPVNHPEITEIESFNEEMVLVAEKKENTQELLDMIRDRTILVFRSGCSYRALLERYLSESNAIPLRRFEFGSLDAIIGGVSAGIGISLLPRSVIEAKLQSDTLTAYELPAHLRFCTTMLIRRKDLIQTTAMTHFTDLLQNKNC, encoded by the coding sequence ATGGATTTAGACGACATTAAAGTGTTTCGTGAAGTCGCTTTACATAGGTCTATGACCCAGGCAGCACAAACTCTGGGCTATGCCCAATCCAGCGTTACGGCCCGCATCCGCAAATTAGAAGCAACCCTGAATGTAGATTTATTTTACCGTAATGCCAAGGGAGTACAGCTTACTCCGGCCGGTCAGATATTCCTGGAACAAGGCTTGAAGATAAACCAACTCATGGAAGAGCTATACTTCCGCCTGAATCCAAGCAAAATTCCCGGTGGTTTGCTGCGAATTGGCGCTATGGAAACAACGGCTGCTGTCCGCCTTCCGTCACTGCTAAAACAATACCACGCCTTATATGAAAAAGTGGAACTATCACTTCAGACCGGACCTACCGAATACTTAATCAATCAAATCCTGAATTACGAGCTTGACCTCGCTTTTGTGGCTGCGCCTGTCAATCATCCTGAAATCACTGAAATCGAAAGTTTTAACGAAGAGATGGTTCTGGTTGCCGAAAAAAAAGAAAATACCCAAGAACTCTTGGATATGATCAGAGATAGAACGATATTAGTTTTCCGCTCCGGCTGCTCTTATCGGGCATTGCTGGAAAGGTATCTATCGGAAAGTAATGCTATACCCTTGAGGCGTTTTGAATTTGGCTCTTTGGATGCTATTATCGGCGGTGTATCAGCTGGTATCGGAATCTCATTATTGCCCAGATCTGTTATCGAGGCTAAACTTCAATCAGATACGCTAACTGCTTATGAACTGCCAGCTCATCTACGGTTTTGTACAACCATGCTAATACGAAGAAAAGACCTAATCCAAACGACAGCCATGACTCATTTTACCGATCTATTGCAGAATAAAAACTGCTGA
- a CDS encoding tetracycline resistance MFS efflux pump, with the protein MIVFASGEAKTAPERRIEMSIVRSHNEQNTEQSIDKHALIFGLISVFLCGIGFSIIAPVVPFLVQPYTSNPEEQAIAVTLLTSVYAVCVFFAAPVVGALSDKYGRRPLLLVCLLGSAIGYLIFGIGGALWVLFAGRIIEGITGGSISTIFAYFADIIPREQRTKYFGWVSAVVGVGSVIGPTLGGLLAKFGYAVPMYFGAIITLLNVVYGFFFMPESLDKNNRLKEITFVRMNPFTQLANILSMKNLNRLLVSAFLLWIPNGSLQAIFSQFTMDTFSWKPALIGLMFSIMGFQDIISQGFIMPKLLIKLSDKQIAILGMISEIVGYSFIAASALFSFYPLLIAGMFIFGFGDSIFGPSFNGMLSKSADSSEQGRIQGGSQSIQALARMIGPIIGGQIYVSLGHAAPAFMGMILIAAAIIVLNKGMQSS; encoded by the coding sequence ATGATAGTTTTTGCTTCCGGGGAAGCAAAAACTGCTCCTGAGAGGAGAATTGAAATGTCCATAGTTAGATCACACAATGAACAGAACACAGAACAAAGCATAGATAAACACGCTTTAATATTTGGGCTTATCTCTGTGTTTCTTTGCGGCATAGGCTTTAGTATCATAGCACCTGTCGTTCCATTTCTAGTGCAGCCCTATACAAGCAATCCAGAAGAACAAGCTATCGCTGTTACACTGCTGACTTCTGTTTATGCAGTCTGCGTGTTTTTTGCTGCCCCCGTAGTTGGCGCTTTGAGTGACAAATATGGGCGTCGTCCATTACTCTTAGTATGTCTTTTGGGGTCCGCAATTGGATACCTGATCTTTGGCATAGGAGGGGCCCTATGGGTACTATTTGCTGGGCGCATCATAGAAGGGATAACAGGCGGGAGCATAAGCACCATCTTTGCATATTTTGCAGACATTATTCCTAGAGAACAGAGAACCAAATACTTCGGATGGGTAAGTGCAGTTGTAGGTGTAGGCAGCGTCATTGGCCCAACTCTAGGCGGCTTACTTGCTAAGTTTGGTTATGCTGTGCCCATGTATTTTGGAGCAATCATAACCTTATTGAATGTTGTTTACGGATTCTTTTTTATGCCTGAGAGCCTTGACAAGAATAATAGACTGAAAGAGATTACCTTTGTAAGAATGAATCCATTTACACAGCTTGCAAACATACTTTCCATGAAAAATTTAAACAGGCTGCTTGTCTCAGCGTTTTTACTTTGGATACCCAACGGATCTTTACAGGCAATTTTTTCACAATTTACAATGGATACTTTCAGTTGGAAGCCTGCACTAATCGGATTGATGTTTTCAATTATGGGCTTCCAAGACATCATTTCACAAGGTTTCATCATGCCAAAGCTTTTGATAAAACTTAGTGATAAACAGATCGCAATTCTTGGAATGATTTCAGAGATTGTAGGCTACAGCTTTATTGCAGCATCGGCTTTGTTCTCCTTCTATCCTCTTTTGATCGCTGGAATGTTTATATTTGGTTTTGGTGATTCGATCTTTGGGCCTTCATTCAATGGAATGCTCTCCAAGTCTGCCGATTCTAGTGAACAAGGTCGGATTCAGGGAGGCAGTCAATCGATTCAGGCTTTAGCAAGAATGATTGGGCCTATCATTGGTGGTCAAATCTATGTATCACTTGGTCATGCCGCACCTGCCTTTATGGGCATGATCCTTATCGCAGCGGCAATAATTGTTTTGAATAAAGGTATGCAAAGTAGCTGA
- a CDS encoding MarR family transcriptional regulator, producing MNKEEQVMMGFRDLLKKMVLLNKFKMEDSLKGYKSSEVHCIEYIGRNVDSNVAKLSESFYMTTGAISKLTKKLIKKGVIESYQKADNKKEIYFRLTDQGKVIYKIHEELHTEFQERDKAVFEQVTEEQFDSMLNFVAKYGRHLDAEIKKQNIDTKS from the coding sequence ATGAACAAAGAAGAACAGGTCATGATGGGCTTCAGGGATTTATTAAAGAAGATGGTTTTGCTGAATAAGTTTAAGATGGAGGATAGTCTTAAGGGGTATAAGTCTTCTGAAGTACATTGTATTGAATACATTGGAAGAAATGTAGATTCCAACGTGGCAAAGCTTTCGGAATCCTTTTATATGACTACTGGCGCTATCAGTAAATTAACTAAGAAGCTCATAAAAAAAGGCGTTATTGAAAGCTATCAGAAGGCGGATAACAAGAAAGAAATTTACTTTAGGCTTACTGATCAAGGAAAAGTAATTTATAAAATCCATGAGGAACTGCACACAGAGTTTCAAGAGCGGGATAAAGCGGTATTTGAGCAGGTAACTGAGGAACAGTTTGACAGTATGCTTAACTTCGTGGCAAAGTACGGTAGGCATTTGGATGCAGAAATAAAGAAACAGAATATCGATACTAAGTCGTAA
- a CDS encoding (2Fe-2S)-binding protein, whose amino-acid sequence MDSEELNQHVLDKLTKVCLCKGISRAFIKNAIADGADTVEKVHKATGAGSGSCHGRRCIPKIEELLGRHGAG is encoded by the coding sequence ATGGATAGTGAGGAACTTAACCAACATGTTCTGGATAAACTGACAAAAGTTTGCTTATGCAAGGGGATAAGTCGAGCTTTCATAAAAAACGCAATTGCCGACGGTGCTGATACGGTTGAGAAAGTGCACAAAGCCACCGGAGCGGGTTCTGGCTCTTGTCACGGGAGGCGTTGTATTCCGAAAATTGAAGAGTTGCTGGGCAGGCATGGAGCGGGCTAG
- a CDS encoding transcriptional regulator — translation MAIIINIDVMLAKRKMSVTELSEKVGITMANLSILKNGKAKAVRFSTLEAICKTLDCQPGDILEYKSDEETQ, via the coding sequence ATGGCAATTATTATTAATATTGATGTGATGTTAGCAAAACGAAAAATGAGCGTAACAGAGCTTTCAGAGAAAGTTGGAATTACTATGGCCAATCTTTCCATTTTGAAAAACGGGAAAGCAAAAGCGGTTCGTTTTTCAACGTTAGAAGCGATATGTAAGACTTTGGATTGTCAGCCAGGAGATATTTTGGAATACAAAAGCGATGAAGAGACTCAATAA
- the yoaS gene encoding putative membrane protein YoaS: MKQVTTVLLKLAVAFIGIPVLVLCIFLIPKMAVVVADFLEVDFIKYIIYAIAYGAAIPFYFALVQAFKLLSYIDKNKAFSDLSVDALKKIKYCAITICIFHVFGLPIFYLIAKKVDPPGLLFIGMVVPFASWVIAVFAAVLQRLLQEAINIKTENDLTV; encoded by the coding sequence ATGAAACAAGTTACGACAGTCCTTTTGAAGCTAGCTGTTGCTTTTATAGGAATCCCAGTTCTTGTATTGTGCATATTTCTGATTCCTAAAATGGCAGTTGTAGTAGCTGATTTTCTAGAGGTTGATTTTATTAAATATATTATTTACGCCATTGCATATGGAGCAGCGATACCTTTTTACTTTGCTCTGGTTCAAGCTTTTAAACTTTTAAGCTATATTGACAAAAATAAAGCTTTCTCAGATCTTTCAGTAGATGCCTTGAAGAAAATCAAATATTGCGCCATTACAATATGTATCTTCCATGTATTTGGCTTGCCGATATTCTATCTTATAGCAAAAAAAGTTGACCCTCCAGGTCTCTTATTCATCGGTATGGTTGTGCCTTTTGCTTCGTGGGTTATTGCTGTTTTTGCTGCTGTCCTTCAACGGCTACTACAAGAAGCAATTAACATAAAAACAGAAAATGATTTAACGGTTTGA
- the tpx_1 gene encoding putative thiol peroxidase has translation MKQITVGDMAPDFVLKDNRGQEIRLSDYKGKKVLLSWHPLAWTKVCAEQMKTLEDNLEKFTQDNVVPLGLSIDSYPSKNAWAKELGIAEVKLLADFWPHGQTALNYGILRDVEGFSERANMLIDENGKVLWVKVYPVSELPDINEVFDQIKNLE, from the coding sequence ATGAAACAAATTACTGTTGGTGACATGGCGCCTGATTTTGTTTTAAAAGATAATCGTGGACAGGAAATCCGCCTATCAGACTACAAGGGGAAAAAAGTGCTTTTATCATGGCATCCGCTAGCATGGACCAAGGTTTGTGCCGAGCAAATGAAAACATTGGAGGATAATCTGGAGAAGTTTACTCAAGATAATGTGGTTCCGCTTGGACTTAGCATAGATTCCTATCCCAGCAAAAATGCCTGGGCAAAAGAACTAGGCATTGCTGAAGTAAAATTGCTAGCTGATTTCTGGCCGCATGGGCAAACTGCTCTTAACTATGGCATATTACGTGATGTAGAAGGTTTTTCAGAGAGGGCCAATATGCTTATTGATGAAAACGGCAAAGTGCTCTGGGTGAAAGTGTATCCGGTTTCTGAGCTACCTGATATAAACGAGGTTTTTGATCAAATTAAAAATCTCGAATGA
- the rlmH gene encoding ribosomal RNA large subunit methyltransferase H has product MKITIVAVGKIKEKYLTAGIAEFTKRLTPFCRLNIIEIDEEKMPDNPSEAEKAKALAKEGERMLKQIPNDSYLIVLDVFGKAASSEELAAKMSTLALNGQSNLTFAIGGAFGLSPDIRSAAKERLSFSKMTFTHQMIRLLLVEQIYRAYKINRGEPYHW; this is encoded by the coding sequence ATGAAGATAACAATTGTTGCCGTAGGAAAAATCAAAGAAAAGTATTTAACCGCAGGGATTGCTGAATTTACCAAGCGGCTGACTCCCTTTTGCCGCCTCAATATCATCGAGATTGATGAAGAAAAGATGCCTGACAATCCTTCTGAAGCCGAAAAAGCAAAAGCGCTCGCCAAAGAAGGCGAGCGCATGCTTAAGCAAATTCCCAATGACAGTTACCTCATCGTCCTCGATGTATTCGGTAAAGCGGCCTCATCAGAAGAACTGGCCGCCAAAATGAGCACTTTAGCCCTTAATGGGCAAAGCAACCTTACCTTCGCCATCGGCGGCGCCTTTGGCCTATCGCCGGACATTAGAAGTGCAGCTAAAGAAAGACTGTCATTCTCAAAGATGACCTTTACGCATCAAATGATCAGACTGCTCTTGGTAGAGCAGATTTACCGGGCGTATAAGATTAATCGTGGTGAACCGTATCACTGGTAA
- a CDS encoding protease, giving the protein MRAVYKKVAPYVIVLVIGTILGGGIVAGYSGKQLAKPEPQHASFIPNLQQPAQNGTVSEARNTPVARAAQAVGPAVVGITNKAYARDYFNRKVLIEQGTGSGVIIDANGYIATNYHVVENAQEIVVSLSDGRTIPGQVLGSDPATDLAVVKVEATGLPAATLGDSDGLIVGEPAIAIGNPLGLEFKGSVTAGVISALNRSIEIGERKFKLIQTDAAINPGNSGGALVNADGVVIGINSAKISVAGVEGIGFSIPINTARPIIQSIVEKGRVVRAYLGVGILDKASAAKYGYDLNIDHGVYVAQSSQDGPAYKAGIREGDIIFKIAGIETNSVADLRSAVDSQPIGSKAEVVIGRNGKNQTVTVLLEEMPTK; this is encoded by the coding sequence ATGCGAGCTGTATATAAAAAAGTAGCTCCCTATGTGATAGTTTTAGTCATTGGAACCATATTGGGCGGCGGAATTGTTGCCGGATATTCTGGTAAACAGCTGGCCAAGCCAGAGCCGCAGCATGCCTCGTTCATTCCGAACTTGCAGCAGCCTGCCCAGAATGGAACAGTCTCAGAGGCCCGCAACACACCGGTGGCTAGAGCTGCTCAAGCAGTCGGACCGGCTGTGGTGGGGATTACGAATAAGGCCTATGCGCGTGATTATTTTAACCGCAAAGTACTGATTGAACAGGGAACCGGTTCAGGGGTTATTATTGACGCCAATGGGTATATTGCCACCAACTATCATGTTGTTGAAAACGCACAGGAAATTGTGGTTTCCTTATCAGATGGTCGAACCATACCAGGACAAGTTCTTGGTTCAGATCCGGCGACTGATCTTGCGGTAGTAAAGGTTGAGGCTACTGGCTTGCCGGCAGCAACCCTTGGGGATTCGGACGGTCTTATCGTCGGTGAACCGGCTATCGCAATTGGCAATCCGCTAGGCCTTGAATTTAAAGGCAGCGTTACTGCCGGGGTAATCAGTGCCTTAAACCGTTCCATCGAAATTGGTGAACGTAAATTTAAACTGATCCAAACCGACGCGGCTATCAATCCTGGTAATTCAGGTGGAGCTTTAGTGAACGCCGATGGCGTTGTTATTGGTATTAATAGTGCTAAAATTTCTGTTGCTGGCGTAGAAGGTATCGGCTTCTCTATTCCGATCAATACGGCTAGACCCATTATTCAATCCATTGTAGAAAAGGGCCGGGTGGTGCGAGCTTACCTTGGGGTAGGCATACTGGATAAAGCCAGTGCCGCTAAGTATGGCTATGACTTGAATATTGATCACGGCGTCTATGTGGCTCAGTCATCACAAGACGGTCCAGCCTATAAAGCCGGTATTCGCGAAGGCGATATTATCTTCAAGATTGCCGGTATTGAAACCAATAGTGTAGCCGATCTGCGTTCAGCTGTTGACTCTCAGCCGATAGGCAGCAAGGCCGAAGTCGTTATTGGGCGTAATGGTAAAAATCAAACAGTAACCGTGCTGCTGGAAGAGATGCCGACAAAATAA
- a CDS encoding metallo-hydrolase has translation MQVHVLASGSTGNATFIEMGQTKLLVDAGISARRIKASLAALGTAIEELDGILITHEHRDHINGLPTLTKKYKTPVYARAATFSSMYCREILPDCCCNVIGDSLDIGAVKVEPFSISHDAADPVGFSLYHQENKCSVATDLGFVTDSVKKAIAYSDVLVFEANHDVDLLKNGSYPWHLKRRIMSNRGHLSNTDAAWTIARMHKQQHTKVFLAHLSQENNRPEIAETTVRNILSEQGCELDVELDIRLTYPDRTASFADDPLWLDK, from the coding sequence ATGCAAGTTCATGTTCTGGCAAGCGGGAGTACCGGCAATGCCACTTTTATCGAAATGGGACAAACCAAGCTGCTGGTTGATGCCGGGATAAGCGCCAGGCGCATCAAGGCTAGCTTAGCTGCATTAGGTACAGCCATAGAGGAGTTGGATGGCATTCTGATTACTCACGAACATCGTGATCATATCAACGGATTGCCAACTTTGACTAAAAAATATAAAACACCAGTGTATGCTAGAGCAGCGACGTTTTCGTCCATGTATTGCCGGGAAATACTGCCGGATTGCTGCTGCAATGTGATTGGCGATAGCTTGGACATTGGGGCGGTAAAAGTTGAACCATTTAGCATTTCACATGATGCTGCAGATCCAGTCGGCTTCAGTCTTTATCACCAAGAAAATAAATGTAGTGTAGCTACTGATCTGGGCTTTGTTACCGACAGCGTCAAAAAGGCCATTGCGTATTCAGACGTTTTAGTATTTGAAGCCAATCATGATGTAGATTTATTGAAAAACGGCTCATATCCTTGGCATTTGAAACGCCGGATTATGAGTAACCGGGGCCATTTATCCAATACAGATGCTGCCTGGACCATTGCTCGGATGCACAAACAGCAGCACACGAAAGTTTTTTTGGCGCATTTAAGTCAGGAGAATAATCGCCCTGAAATTGCCGAAACTACTGTACGTAATATTCTCAGCGAACAGGGGTGCGAGCTGGACGTGGAGCTTGATATTAGGCTGACTTATCCGGATCGAACGGCAAGCTTTGCCGATGATCCATTATGGCTGGATAAGTAA